The following proteins come from a genomic window of Phacochoerus africanus isolate WHEZ1 chromosome 9, ROS_Pafr_v1, whole genome shotgun sequence:
- the PPP1R13B gene encoding apoptosis-stimulating of p53 protein 1 isoform X2: MMPMILTVFLSNNEQILTEVPVTPETTCRDVVEFCKEPGEGSCHLAEVWRGNERPIPFDYMMYEHLQKWGPRREEVKFFLRHEDSPTESSEQGGRQTQEQRTQRNVINVPGEKRAENGEQRLHFLKQQERRQQQSVSENEKLQKLKERVEAQENKLKKIRAMRGQVDYSKIMNGNLSAEIERFSAMFQEKKQEVQTAILRVDQLSQQLEDLKKGKLNGFQSYTGKLAGPAAVELKRLYQELQIRNQLNQEQNSKLQQQKELLSKRNMEVAVMDKRISELRERLYGKKIQLSRVNGTSSPQSPLSTPGRVAAVGPYIQVPSSGSYSVPGDPVKPQSLTVAPSAAHGRSKSANDGNWPTLKQNSGSSVKGTQIASVDWRDSSTEGPLKQGAVSSQPVPLPALGATEKLGLEMGKVPPPIPGVGKQPPPSYGTYPSPAPVGPGSTNSLERRKEGSLPRPSTGLPSRQKPAPLPPAGSPHPPGSSQQIQQRISVPPSPTYPPAGLPAFPAGDGKPELPLTVAIRPFLADKGSRPQSPRKGPQTVNSSSIYSMYLQQATPPKNYQPAAHGTLNKSVKAVYGKPVLPSGSTSPSPLPFLHGSLATSTSQPQPPSESAEKEPEQDSPAPPGDRGGASTVESLPRPLSPTKLTPIVHSPLRYQSDADLEALRRKLANAPRPLKKRSSITEPEGPGGPNIQKLLYQRFNTLAGGMEGTPFYQPSPSQDFLGTLADVDNGNTTANGNLGEASPAPPTAPLPAEPAPASDANDNQLPSPEPEGLTCPPDTHQTAEPAEDDNNNVATAPSTEQVPSPGAEAPSPGEEQVLLSLPPAVPPPAASTSKRTNLKKPNSERTGHGLRVRFNPLALLLDASLEGEFDLVQRVIYEVEDPSKPNDEGITPLHNAVCAGHHHIVRFLLDFGVNVNAADSDGWTPLHCAASCNSVHLCKQLVESGAAIFASTVSDIETAADKCEEMEEGYIQCSQFLYGVQEKLGVMNKGVVYALWAYDAQNSDELSFHEGDALTILRRKDESETDWWWARLGDREGYVPKNLLGLYPRIKPRQRTLA, translated from the exons GTGGCCGTCAGACCCAAGAGCAAAGAACTCAGAGAAATGTAATAAATGTACCTGGAGAAAAACGGGCTGAAAATGGG GAGCAGCGTTTACATTTTCTAAAGCAGCAGGAGCGCCGTCAGCAACAGTCTGTTTCTGAAAACGAAAAGCTTCAAAAATTGAAAGAACGCGTGGAAGCCCAGGAAAATAAGCTGAAGAAGATCCGAGCCATGAGAGGACAGGTGGACTACAGCAAAATTATGAATGGCAATCTGT CTGCTGAAATAGAGAGGTTCAGTGCCATGTtccaagaaaagaaacaggaagtaCAGACTGCGATTTTACGAGTTGATCAGCTCAGTCAGCAGCTGGAagatttaaagaaaggaaaactgaacGGGTTCCAGTCTTACACTGGCAAGCTCGCAGGACCGGCAGCTGTGGAGCTGAAAAGACTATACCAGGAGCTGCAG ATTCGTAACCAGCTCAACCAGGAACAGAACTCGAAGCTCCAGCAGCAGAAGGAGCTCTTGAGTAAGCGCAACATGGAGGTGGCCGTGATGGACAAGCGCATCAGTGAGCTGCGGGAGCGTCTCTATGGGAAGAAAATCCAG CTGAGCCGTGTGAATGGCACGTCGTCACCACAGTCCCCGCTGAGCACGCCGGGCAGGGTCGCTGCAGTGGGGCCTTACATCCAGGTTCCCAGCAGCGGCAGCTACTCTGTTCCTGGAGACCCCGTAAAGCCCCAGTCTCTCACCGTCGCCCCGAGTGCTGCCCACGGAAGGTCCAAGTCTG CCAATGATGGAAACTGGccaacattaaaacaaaattcaggCTCTTCAGTGAAAGGGACACAGATTGCCAGCGTGGACTGGAGGGACTCCAGCACCGAGGGGCCTCTCAAGCAGGGGGCTGTCTCGAGCCAGCCTGTGCCCTTGCCAGCCTTGGGTGCCACAGAGAAGCTG GGCCTCGAGATGGGTAAAGTGCCACCCCCGATCCCTGGCGTTGGCAAGCAGCCGCCCCCAAGCTATGGGACATACCCAAGTCCTGCGCCCGTGGGCCCAGGCTCGACCAACTccctggagaggaggaaggagggcagcttgcccaggcccagcacaggcCTGCCCAGTCGACAGAAACCTGCCCCGCTGCCCCCTGCGGGCAGCCCCCACCCACCGGGTTCCTCGCAGCAGATCCAGCAGAGGATTTCTGTGCCACCAAGTCCCACGTACCCGCCAGCAGGGCTGCCTGCATTTCCAGCTGGAGATGGCAAACCTGAACTCCCACTGACTGTGGCCATTAGGCCTTTTCTGGCTGATAAAGGATCAAGGCCACAGTCCCCCAGGAAAGGACCCCAGACAGTGAATTCAAGCTCCATATACTCCATGTACCTCCAGCAAGCCACACCACCTAAGAACTACCAGCCAGCGGCACACGGCACCTTAAATAAGTCGGTTAAAGCAG TGTATGGGAAGCCTGTGCTACCGTCTGGCTCGACGTCTCCGTCCCCATTACCGTTTCTGCATGGGTCGCTGGCCACGAGCACCTCGCAGCCCCAGCCACCGTCAGAAAGCGCGGAGAAGGAGCCGGAGCAggacagccctgcccctcccggCGACAGGGGCGGCGCCAGCACCGTGGAGAGCCTGCCGAGGCCGCTCAGCCCCACCAAGCTCACGCCCATCGTGCACTCGCCGCTGCGCTACCAGAGCGACGCCGACCTGGAGGCCCTGCGCAGGAAGCTGGCCAACGCGCCCCGGCCTCTGAAGAAGCGCAGCTCCATCACGGAGCCCGAGGGCCCCGGCGGGCCCAACATCCAGAAGCTGCTGTACCAGCGCTTCAACACCCTGGCCGGAGGCATGGAGGGCACCCCCTTCTACCAGCCCAGCCCCTCGCAGGACTTCCTGGGCACCTTAGCCGACGTGGACAATGGGAACACCACGGCCAACGGGAACCTGGGGGAGGCTAGCCCGGCCCCCCCCACAGCCCCTCTCCCCGCGGAGCCGGCCCCGGCCTCAGACGCCAATGACAACCAGCTCCCTTCCCCCGAACCGGAGGGGCTCACCTGTCCCCCAGACACCCACCAAACAGCTGAGCCGGCTGAGGATGACAATAACAACGTGGCCACAGCCCCGTCCACAGAGCAGGTCCCCAGCCCTGGGGCCGAGGCCCCCTCTCCAGGGGAGGAGCAAGTCCTCCTGTCACTTCCCCCGGCCGTgccccctcctgctgcctctACG AGCAAACGGACCAACCTGAAGAAGCCGAACTCGGAGCGCACGGGGCACGGGCTGAGGGTCCGGTTCAACCCCCTGGCGCTGCTTCTGGACGCCTCCCTGGAGGGGGAGTTCGACCTGGTGCAGAGGGTCATCTACGAG GTGGAGGACCCCAGCAAGCCCAACGACGAGGGCATCACCCCGCTGCACAACGCCGTCTGCGCGGGCCACCACCACATTGTGAGGTTCCTGCTGGACTTCGGCGTCAACGTGAACGCCGCCGACAGCGACGGCTG GACGCCGCTGCACTGCGCCGCCTCTTGCAACAGCGTCCACCTCTGCAAGCAGCTGGTGGAGAGCGGCGCCGCCATCTTCGCCTCGACCGTCAGCGACATCGAGACGGCTGCAGACAAGTgcgaggagatggaggagggctACATCCAGTGCTCCCAGTTTCTGTACG GCGTGCAGGAGAAATTGGGCGTGATGAACAAAGGCGTGGTCTATGCCCTGTGGGCTTACGATGCCCAGAACAGTGACGAGCTGTCCTTCCACGAAGGGGACGCCCTCACCATCCTGAGACGCAAGGATGAAAGCGAGACCGACTGGTGGTGGGCTCGCCTTGGGGACCGGGAGGGCTATGTGCCCAAAAACCTGCTGGGG TTGTATCCACGGATCAAACCCCGGCAGCGCACGCTCGCCTGA
- the PPP1R13B gene encoding apoptosis-stimulating of p53 protein 1 isoform X1, with protein MMPMILTVFLSNNEQILTEVPVTPETTCRDVVEFCKEPGEGSCHLAEVWRGNERPIPFDYMMYEHLQKWGPRREEVKFFLRHEDSPTESSEQGGRQTQEQRTQRNVINVPGEKRAENGVGNPRVELTLSELQDMAARQQQQIENQQQMLVAKEQRLHFLKQQERRQQQSVSENEKLQKLKERVEAQENKLKKIRAMRGQVDYSKIMNGNLSAEIERFSAMFQEKKQEVQTAILRVDQLSQQLEDLKKGKLNGFQSYTGKLAGPAAVELKRLYQELQIRNQLNQEQNSKLQQQKELLSKRNMEVAVMDKRISELRERLYGKKIQLSRVNGTSSPQSPLSTPGRVAAVGPYIQVPSSGSYSVPGDPVKPQSLTVAPSAAHGRSKSANDGNWPTLKQNSGSSVKGTQIASVDWRDSSTEGPLKQGAVSSQPVPLPALGATEKLGLEMGKVPPPIPGVGKQPPPSYGTYPSPAPVGPGSTNSLERRKEGSLPRPSTGLPSRQKPAPLPPAGSPHPPGSSQQIQQRISVPPSPTYPPAGLPAFPAGDGKPELPLTVAIRPFLADKGSRPQSPRKGPQTVNSSSIYSMYLQQATPPKNYQPAAHGTLNKSVKAVYGKPVLPSGSTSPSPLPFLHGSLATSTSQPQPPSESAEKEPEQDSPAPPGDRGGASTVESLPRPLSPTKLTPIVHSPLRYQSDADLEALRRKLANAPRPLKKRSSITEPEGPGGPNIQKLLYQRFNTLAGGMEGTPFYQPSPSQDFLGTLADVDNGNTTANGNLGEASPAPPTAPLPAEPAPASDANDNQLPSPEPEGLTCPPDTHQTAEPAEDDNNNVATAPSTEQVPSPGAEAPSPGEEQVLLSLPPAVPPPAASTSKRTNLKKPNSERTGHGLRVRFNPLALLLDASLEGEFDLVQRVIYEVEDPSKPNDEGITPLHNAVCAGHHHIVRFLLDFGVNVNAADSDGWTPLHCAASCNSVHLCKQLVESGAAIFASTVSDIETAADKCEEMEEGYIQCSQFLYGVQEKLGVMNKGVVYALWAYDAQNSDELSFHEGDALTILRRKDESETDWWWARLGDREGYVPKNLLGLYPRIKPRQRTLA; from the exons GTGGCCGTCAGACCCAAGAGCAAAGAACTCAGAGAAATGTAATAAATGTACCTGGAGAAAAACGGGCTGAAAATGGG GTTGGGAATCCACGTGTTGAACTTACCCTCTCAGAGCTCCAAGATATGGCAGCTAGGCAACAACAGCAAATTGAAAACCAGCAGCAAATGTTGGTTGCCAAG GAGCAGCGTTTACATTTTCTAAAGCAGCAGGAGCGCCGTCAGCAACAGTCTGTTTCTGAAAACGAAAAGCTTCAAAAATTGAAAGAACGCGTGGAAGCCCAGGAAAATAAGCTGAAGAAGATCCGAGCCATGAGAGGACAGGTGGACTACAGCAAAATTATGAATGGCAATCTGT CTGCTGAAATAGAGAGGTTCAGTGCCATGTtccaagaaaagaaacaggaagtaCAGACTGCGATTTTACGAGTTGATCAGCTCAGTCAGCAGCTGGAagatttaaagaaaggaaaactgaacGGGTTCCAGTCTTACACTGGCAAGCTCGCAGGACCGGCAGCTGTGGAGCTGAAAAGACTATACCAGGAGCTGCAG ATTCGTAACCAGCTCAACCAGGAACAGAACTCGAAGCTCCAGCAGCAGAAGGAGCTCTTGAGTAAGCGCAACATGGAGGTGGCCGTGATGGACAAGCGCATCAGTGAGCTGCGGGAGCGTCTCTATGGGAAGAAAATCCAG CTGAGCCGTGTGAATGGCACGTCGTCACCACAGTCCCCGCTGAGCACGCCGGGCAGGGTCGCTGCAGTGGGGCCTTACATCCAGGTTCCCAGCAGCGGCAGCTACTCTGTTCCTGGAGACCCCGTAAAGCCCCAGTCTCTCACCGTCGCCCCGAGTGCTGCCCACGGAAGGTCCAAGTCTG CCAATGATGGAAACTGGccaacattaaaacaaaattcaggCTCTTCAGTGAAAGGGACACAGATTGCCAGCGTGGACTGGAGGGACTCCAGCACCGAGGGGCCTCTCAAGCAGGGGGCTGTCTCGAGCCAGCCTGTGCCCTTGCCAGCCTTGGGTGCCACAGAGAAGCTG GGCCTCGAGATGGGTAAAGTGCCACCCCCGATCCCTGGCGTTGGCAAGCAGCCGCCCCCAAGCTATGGGACATACCCAAGTCCTGCGCCCGTGGGCCCAGGCTCGACCAACTccctggagaggaggaaggagggcagcttgcccaggcccagcacaggcCTGCCCAGTCGACAGAAACCTGCCCCGCTGCCCCCTGCGGGCAGCCCCCACCCACCGGGTTCCTCGCAGCAGATCCAGCAGAGGATTTCTGTGCCACCAAGTCCCACGTACCCGCCAGCAGGGCTGCCTGCATTTCCAGCTGGAGATGGCAAACCTGAACTCCCACTGACTGTGGCCATTAGGCCTTTTCTGGCTGATAAAGGATCAAGGCCACAGTCCCCCAGGAAAGGACCCCAGACAGTGAATTCAAGCTCCATATACTCCATGTACCTCCAGCAAGCCACACCACCTAAGAACTACCAGCCAGCGGCACACGGCACCTTAAATAAGTCGGTTAAAGCAG TGTATGGGAAGCCTGTGCTACCGTCTGGCTCGACGTCTCCGTCCCCATTACCGTTTCTGCATGGGTCGCTGGCCACGAGCACCTCGCAGCCCCAGCCACCGTCAGAAAGCGCGGAGAAGGAGCCGGAGCAggacagccctgcccctcccggCGACAGGGGCGGCGCCAGCACCGTGGAGAGCCTGCCGAGGCCGCTCAGCCCCACCAAGCTCACGCCCATCGTGCACTCGCCGCTGCGCTACCAGAGCGACGCCGACCTGGAGGCCCTGCGCAGGAAGCTGGCCAACGCGCCCCGGCCTCTGAAGAAGCGCAGCTCCATCACGGAGCCCGAGGGCCCCGGCGGGCCCAACATCCAGAAGCTGCTGTACCAGCGCTTCAACACCCTGGCCGGAGGCATGGAGGGCACCCCCTTCTACCAGCCCAGCCCCTCGCAGGACTTCCTGGGCACCTTAGCCGACGTGGACAATGGGAACACCACGGCCAACGGGAACCTGGGGGAGGCTAGCCCGGCCCCCCCCACAGCCCCTCTCCCCGCGGAGCCGGCCCCGGCCTCAGACGCCAATGACAACCAGCTCCCTTCCCCCGAACCGGAGGGGCTCACCTGTCCCCCAGACACCCACCAAACAGCTGAGCCGGCTGAGGATGACAATAACAACGTGGCCACAGCCCCGTCCACAGAGCAGGTCCCCAGCCCTGGGGCCGAGGCCCCCTCTCCAGGGGAGGAGCAAGTCCTCCTGTCACTTCCCCCGGCCGTgccccctcctgctgcctctACG AGCAAACGGACCAACCTGAAGAAGCCGAACTCGGAGCGCACGGGGCACGGGCTGAGGGTCCGGTTCAACCCCCTGGCGCTGCTTCTGGACGCCTCCCTGGAGGGGGAGTTCGACCTGGTGCAGAGGGTCATCTACGAG GTGGAGGACCCCAGCAAGCCCAACGACGAGGGCATCACCCCGCTGCACAACGCCGTCTGCGCGGGCCACCACCACATTGTGAGGTTCCTGCTGGACTTCGGCGTCAACGTGAACGCCGCCGACAGCGACGGCTG GACGCCGCTGCACTGCGCCGCCTCTTGCAACAGCGTCCACCTCTGCAAGCAGCTGGTGGAGAGCGGCGCCGCCATCTTCGCCTCGACCGTCAGCGACATCGAGACGGCTGCAGACAAGTgcgaggagatggaggagggctACATCCAGTGCTCCCAGTTTCTGTACG GCGTGCAGGAGAAATTGGGCGTGATGAACAAAGGCGTGGTCTATGCCCTGTGGGCTTACGATGCCCAGAACAGTGACGAGCTGTCCTTCCACGAAGGGGACGCCCTCACCATCCTGAGACGCAAGGATGAAAGCGAGACCGACTGGTGGTGGGCTCGCCTTGGGGACCGGGAGGGCTATGTGCCCAAAAACCTGCTGGGG TTGTATCCACGGATCAAACCCCGGCAGCGCACGCTCGCCTGA
- the PPP1R13B gene encoding apoptosis-stimulating of p53 protein 1 isoform X3, which produces MAARQQQQIENQQQMLVAKEQRLHFLKQQERRQQQSVSENEKLQKLKERVEAQENKLKKIRAMRGQVDYSKIMNGNLSAEIERFSAMFQEKKQEVQTAILRVDQLSQQLEDLKKGKLNGFQSYTGKLAGPAAVELKRLYQELQIRNQLNQEQNSKLQQQKELLSKRNMEVAVMDKRISELRERLYGKKIQLSRVNGTSSPQSPLSTPGRVAAVGPYIQVPSSGSYSVPGDPVKPQSLTVAPSAAHGRSKSANDGNWPTLKQNSGSSVKGTQIASVDWRDSSTEGPLKQGAVSSQPVPLPALGATEKLGLEMGKVPPPIPGVGKQPPPSYGTYPSPAPVGPGSTNSLERRKEGSLPRPSTGLPSRQKPAPLPPAGSPHPPGSSQQIQQRISVPPSPTYPPAGLPAFPAGDGKPELPLTVAIRPFLADKGSRPQSPRKGPQTVNSSSIYSMYLQQATPPKNYQPAAHGTLNKSVKAVYGKPVLPSGSTSPSPLPFLHGSLATSTSQPQPPSESAEKEPEQDSPAPPGDRGGASTVESLPRPLSPTKLTPIVHSPLRYQSDADLEALRRKLANAPRPLKKRSSITEPEGPGGPNIQKLLYQRFNTLAGGMEGTPFYQPSPSQDFLGTLADVDNGNTTANGNLGEASPAPPTAPLPAEPAPASDANDNQLPSPEPEGLTCPPDTHQTAEPAEDDNNNVATAPSTEQVPSPGAEAPSPGEEQVLLSLPPAVPPPAASTSKRTNLKKPNSERTGHGLRVRFNPLALLLDASLEGEFDLVQRVIYEVEDPSKPNDEGITPLHNAVCAGHHHIVRFLLDFGVNVNAADSDGWTPLHCAASCNSVHLCKQLVESGAAIFASTVSDIETAADKCEEMEEGYIQCSQFLYGVQEKLGVMNKGVVYALWAYDAQNSDELSFHEGDALTILRRKDESETDWWWARLGDREGYVPKNLLGLYPRIKPRQRTLA; this is translated from the exons ATGGCAGCTAGGCAACAACAGCAAATTGAAAACCAGCAGCAAATGTTGGTTGCCAAG GAGCAGCGTTTACATTTTCTAAAGCAGCAGGAGCGCCGTCAGCAACAGTCTGTTTCTGAAAACGAAAAGCTTCAAAAATTGAAAGAACGCGTGGAAGCCCAGGAAAATAAGCTGAAGAAGATCCGAGCCATGAGAGGACAGGTGGACTACAGCAAAATTATGAATGGCAATCTGT CTGCTGAAATAGAGAGGTTCAGTGCCATGTtccaagaaaagaaacaggaagtaCAGACTGCGATTTTACGAGTTGATCAGCTCAGTCAGCAGCTGGAagatttaaagaaaggaaaactgaacGGGTTCCAGTCTTACACTGGCAAGCTCGCAGGACCGGCAGCTGTGGAGCTGAAAAGACTATACCAGGAGCTGCAG ATTCGTAACCAGCTCAACCAGGAACAGAACTCGAAGCTCCAGCAGCAGAAGGAGCTCTTGAGTAAGCGCAACATGGAGGTGGCCGTGATGGACAAGCGCATCAGTGAGCTGCGGGAGCGTCTCTATGGGAAGAAAATCCAG CTGAGCCGTGTGAATGGCACGTCGTCACCACAGTCCCCGCTGAGCACGCCGGGCAGGGTCGCTGCAGTGGGGCCTTACATCCAGGTTCCCAGCAGCGGCAGCTACTCTGTTCCTGGAGACCCCGTAAAGCCCCAGTCTCTCACCGTCGCCCCGAGTGCTGCCCACGGAAGGTCCAAGTCTG CCAATGATGGAAACTGGccaacattaaaacaaaattcaggCTCTTCAGTGAAAGGGACACAGATTGCCAGCGTGGACTGGAGGGACTCCAGCACCGAGGGGCCTCTCAAGCAGGGGGCTGTCTCGAGCCAGCCTGTGCCCTTGCCAGCCTTGGGTGCCACAGAGAAGCTG GGCCTCGAGATGGGTAAAGTGCCACCCCCGATCCCTGGCGTTGGCAAGCAGCCGCCCCCAAGCTATGGGACATACCCAAGTCCTGCGCCCGTGGGCCCAGGCTCGACCAACTccctggagaggaggaaggagggcagcttgcccaggcccagcacaggcCTGCCCAGTCGACAGAAACCTGCCCCGCTGCCCCCTGCGGGCAGCCCCCACCCACCGGGTTCCTCGCAGCAGATCCAGCAGAGGATTTCTGTGCCACCAAGTCCCACGTACCCGCCAGCAGGGCTGCCTGCATTTCCAGCTGGAGATGGCAAACCTGAACTCCCACTGACTGTGGCCATTAGGCCTTTTCTGGCTGATAAAGGATCAAGGCCACAGTCCCCCAGGAAAGGACCCCAGACAGTGAATTCAAGCTCCATATACTCCATGTACCTCCAGCAAGCCACACCACCTAAGAACTACCAGCCAGCGGCACACGGCACCTTAAATAAGTCGGTTAAAGCAG TGTATGGGAAGCCTGTGCTACCGTCTGGCTCGACGTCTCCGTCCCCATTACCGTTTCTGCATGGGTCGCTGGCCACGAGCACCTCGCAGCCCCAGCCACCGTCAGAAAGCGCGGAGAAGGAGCCGGAGCAggacagccctgcccctcccggCGACAGGGGCGGCGCCAGCACCGTGGAGAGCCTGCCGAGGCCGCTCAGCCCCACCAAGCTCACGCCCATCGTGCACTCGCCGCTGCGCTACCAGAGCGACGCCGACCTGGAGGCCCTGCGCAGGAAGCTGGCCAACGCGCCCCGGCCTCTGAAGAAGCGCAGCTCCATCACGGAGCCCGAGGGCCCCGGCGGGCCCAACATCCAGAAGCTGCTGTACCAGCGCTTCAACACCCTGGCCGGAGGCATGGAGGGCACCCCCTTCTACCAGCCCAGCCCCTCGCAGGACTTCCTGGGCACCTTAGCCGACGTGGACAATGGGAACACCACGGCCAACGGGAACCTGGGGGAGGCTAGCCCGGCCCCCCCCACAGCCCCTCTCCCCGCGGAGCCGGCCCCGGCCTCAGACGCCAATGACAACCAGCTCCCTTCCCCCGAACCGGAGGGGCTCACCTGTCCCCCAGACACCCACCAAACAGCTGAGCCGGCTGAGGATGACAATAACAACGTGGCCACAGCCCCGTCCACAGAGCAGGTCCCCAGCCCTGGGGCCGAGGCCCCCTCTCCAGGGGAGGAGCAAGTCCTCCTGTCACTTCCCCCGGCCGTgccccctcctgctgcctctACG AGCAAACGGACCAACCTGAAGAAGCCGAACTCGGAGCGCACGGGGCACGGGCTGAGGGTCCGGTTCAACCCCCTGGCGCTGCTTCTGGACGCCTCCCTGGAGGGGGAGTTCGACCTGGTGCAGAGGGTCATCTACGAG GTGGAGGACCCCAGCAAGCCCAACGACGAGGGCATCACCCCGCTGCACAACGCCGTCTGCGCGGGCCACCACCACATTGTGAGGTTCCTGCTGGACTTCGGCGTCAACGTGAACGCCGCCGACAGCGACGGCTG GACGCCGCTGCACTGCGCCGCCTCTTGCAACAGCGTCCACCTCTGCAAGCAGCTGGTGGAGAGCGGCGCCGCCATCTTCGCCTCGACCGTCAGCGACATCGAGACGGCTGCAGACAAGTgcgaggagatggaggagggctACATCCAGTGCTCCCAGTTTCTGTACG GCGTGCAGGAGAAATTGGGCGTGATGAACAAAGGCGTGGTCTATGCCCTGTGGGCTTACGATGCCCAGAACAGTGACGAGCTGTCCTTCCACGAAGGGGACGCCCTCACCATCCTGAGACGCAAGGATGAAAGCGAGACCGACTGGTGGTGGGCTCGCCTTGGGGACCGGGAGGGCTATGTGCCCAAAAACCTGCTGGGG TTGTATCCACGGATCAAACCCCGGCAGCGCACGCTCGCCTGA